Proteins from one Mugil cephalus isolate CIBA_MC_2020 chromosome 15, CIBA_Mcephalus_1.1, whole genome shotgun sequence genomic window:
- the flrt1a gene encoding leucine-rich repeat transmembrane protein FLRT1 → MFTIMASARVAKRETWLFVLFICLTLHSGILRFAAATIQGYIGDTDMTCPSVCRCDEDFIYCNDRGLSSIPSLPPTASVLYLQNNQINNPGLPTSLERQLAVRVVYLYDNELDEFPMHLPPSVRELHLQDNNIRTIPRNALARMPLLEKLHLDDNSISTVSIEDQAFADNPRLRLLFLSRNHLSSIPSGLPASLEELRLDDNRISTIPTHAFRGLSSLRCLVLDGNLLANQRIADDTFSRLSNLTELSLVRNSLQTPPVNLPSAHLQRLSLQENALTHMPRGSLDGMRRLQRLDLSGNNLTTLPRGLFKDLDNLGQLLVRGNPWHCGCNLRWLFDWLHARGNSITVRGLTCHTPDRVRDMTLTDLTVEMEECEVVRTAGTRDRVGIGGIESATTNTPPQGSLFTLRSKRPGLGFPDSGLDYTLSSSGVGKSLALNVKPLSHNSVRVTWSVAQPSSSFRLSWLRLGTGNAMGSITETLVRGDRREYLLTSLQPQSSYIICMVPLPASSESKGTISGDADSDEALVCAKAETSDPSPLDEEEDQKSQQMTVLPLAGIIGGASAIVSLALIFGVFCWYGHRTGHLCSRDHYTRSSSRKSKTYDDYIESGTKKDNTILEIRGPGLQMTPMAACQPMQPKPLREDYIIHTIFPSNGTGLYKGANHVSNSGHGTNRGYREGGIPDIDYCYT, encoded by the coding sequence ATGTTCACCATTATGGCATCTGCACGTGTGGCCAAACGAGAGACTTGgctctttgtgttgtttatttgcttGACATTACATTCTGGCATACTTCGCTTTGCGGCAGCCACGATACAAGGGTACATCggagacacagacatgacaTGCCCATCTGTATGCAGGTGCGATGAAGACTTTATCTACTGTAATGATCGTGGCCTGAGCTCTATTCCGTCACTGCCTCCCACTGCATCCGTCCTCTACCTTCAGAACAACCAGATAAACAACCCCGGCTTGCCAACTTCCTTGGAGCGTCAACTTGCCGTTCGTGTTGTTTACCTCTATGATAATGAACTGGATGAGTTCCCCATGCACCTGCCACCATCCGTGCGTGAGTTGCATTTGCAGGACAACAACATCCGCACTATTCCACGTAACGCACTGGCTCGGATGCCCTTGCTAGAGAAGCTCCACTTGGATGACAATTCTATTTCCACTGTCTCCATTGAGGATCAGGCCTTTGCTGACAACCCACGGTTGCGCTTGCTTTTCCTTTCACGCAATCATCTGTCTAGTATACCCTCAGGACTACCTGCCTCTTTGGAGGAACTCCGCTTAGATGACAACCGAATCTCCACTATCCCAACCCACGCTTTTCGAGGCCTCAGTTCACTTCGATGTCTTGTTCTGGATGGGAACCTTTTGGCAAACCAACGCATTGCTGATGACACATTCTCTCGCCTTTCAAACTTGACAGAGTTGTCACTAGTTCGGAATTCCCTCCAGACCCCACCCGTTAACCTGCCCAGCGCCCATCTGCAGCGACTTTCTCTACAGGAGAATGCCCTGACTCATATGCCACGTGGTTCCTTGGATGGTATGCGCAGGTTACAGAGACTGGACCTGTCTGGAAACAATCTGACTACACTTCCAAGGGGACTGTTTAAAGACCTTGACAACTTGGGTCAACTGTTGGTGCGAGGAAATCCTTGGCACTGTGGCTGCAATCTGCGCTGGCTGTTTGACTGGCTACATGCCCGTGGCAACTCTATCACTGTTAGAGGTCTCACCTGCCATACACCTGACAGAGTGAGAGACATGACATTAACAGACCTGACCGTTGAAATGGAGGAATGTGAGGTGGTAAGGACAGCAGGTACCAGGGACCGAGTGGGCATCGGTGGCATTGAGAGCGCTACCACCAACACCCCTCCACAGGGCTCTCTATTTACTCTCCGCTCAAAGCGACCTGGCTTGGGGTTTCCCGACTCAGGCCTAGATTATACTCTTAGCAGCAGTGGTGTAGGGAAAAGCCTGGCTCTCAATGTGAAGCCTTTGTCTCATAACAGCGTTCGGGTTACCTGGAGTGTGGCTCAGCCCAGCTCCTCCTTCAGGTTGAGCTGGCTCCGGCTTGGTACTGGAAATGCTATGGGATCAATCACCGAAACTCTTGTGAGGGGTGATCGTCGAGAATACCTGCTCACGTCCTTGCAACCACAATCTAGCTACATCATCTGCATGGTTCCCCTGCCTGCCAGTTCAGAAAGCAAAGGCACTATTTCTGGAGATGCTGACTCTGATGAAGCACTGGTTTGTGCAAAAGCGGAAACGTCAGATCCAAGCCCATTGGACGAGGAAGAGGATCAAAAGTCACAGCAGATGACAGTGCTGCCCCTGGCAGGGATTATCGGTGGCGCTTCGGCAATTGTATCTTTGGCTCTTATTTTTGGTGTCTTTTGTTGGTATGGGCATAGGACTGGGCATTTGTGCTCCCGTGACCACTATACTCGCAGCAGTTCAAGGAAAAGCAAAACCTATGATGATTATATTGAGTCTGGCACCAAAAAGGACAATACTATCCTGGAGATCCGTGGCCCGGGGCTACAGATGACACCTATGGCTGCTTGCCAGCCAATGCAGCCAAAACCCCTACGGGAGGATTACATCATTCATACCATATTCCCCTCCAATGGCACTGGCTTGTACAAAGGTGCCAACCATGTTTCCAATTCAGGACATGGCACCAATCGTGGCTATAGAGAAGGAGGAATCCCAGATATAGACTACTGTTACACATGA